ggaatgtgATCATGGAGCCACCAGCTCACAGGGGACATCTCACCACCCATGTGGGATCTCTTTGAGCAGGGAATGCGATCATGGAGCCACCAGATCATGGGGGATGTCCCACCACTCATGTGGGATCTCCAGGGTCAGGGAATGGATCATGGAGCCACCAGGTCATGGGGGACATTAAACATCAGCTCACATCCATCCTCATCCATGTCTGAGCCACCTCAGGATGGTCCTGGGGCACCACAGCGCTCCCTTGTCCAGGACCAGGGAGCCAAGATGTGGAGCCACCAGGCTCATGGGTCCCATCAGCCATGTCCTACCACCCCTGTTGGGTCTGGGGGATCAGGGAACGGGATCATGGAGCCACCAGGTCCTGGGGGACATCCCACCACCCATGTGGGATCTCCAGGGTCAGGGAACGCGATCATGGAGCCACCAGGTCCTGGGGGACATCCCACCACTCATGTGGGATCTCCAGGGTCAGGGAGTGCGATCATGGAGCCGCCAGGTCATGGAGGACATTTCACCACTCATGTGGGAtacctgggagcagggaatgggatcatGGAGCCACCAGGTCATGGGGCACATCCAACCACCCATGTGGGAACTCTGTGAGTGGCATCCTGGAGCCACCAGCTCACGGGAGACATCAAACATCAGCTCACGTCCATCCTCATCCATGTTTGACCCACCTCGGGACGGTTCTGGGGCCACCGCATCGCTCCCATCTCCAGCACCACCGAGCCAGCATCTGGACCCACCACCCTCACGGggctccgccgccgccccccATCCCCCAGAGCTCCTCCCCACGGCCACCAacgccccccgcccgccgtcACTTGTCCCTGGCGGCCGCCCGGGCGTGGATCCGCGCGTGCCGGGCCAGCGAGGACTTGTTGCTGAAGCTCTTGCCGCAGTGGCCGCAGGGGAAGGGCCGCTCGCCCGTGTGCGAGCGCTCGTGCACCGTCAGGTCCGCCAGGTACTTGAAGCTCTTGCCGCACGCCCGGCAGGGGTAGGGCCGCTCCTGGGTGTGGCTGCGCCGGTGCATGGTCAGGTTGGACTGCTGGCTGAAGCGCTTGCCGCAGGCCGGGCACGGGTACGGCCGCTCGCCCGTGTGCGACCGCCGGTGCTTGTTGAGGTCCGAGGGGTTGGTGAAGCTCTTCCCGCAGGCGCCGCAGCCGTACGGCCGCTCGCCGGTGTGCAGCCGCCGGTGCGTGGTCAGCGTGGACAGGTGGCCGAAGCGTTTGCCGCAGGCGCCGCAGCCGTACGGCTTCGCCCCCGTGTGCGTCCGCTCGTGGGTCTTCAGGTGGGTCAGGCGGCCGAAGGTCTTGCCGCACTGGCCGCAGGGGTACGGCCGCGCCGGCGGCTCGGCGCCGCTCCCCGCGTCCGCCGCCGCGCCTCTGGTGGGGTCTCGCCGGGTTTGGCGCCGGGGGGTTCCTCGCCGGACGTTGTGGGGGCGGTGGGGTTGGGGAAGGGGCGGCTCCGGGGCTGCGGTGGGATCTGTG
This portion of the Anomalospiza imberbis isolate Cuckoo-Finch-1a 21T00152 unplaced genomic scaffold, ASM3175350v1 scaffold_389, whole genome shotgun sequence genome encodes:
- the LOC137466681 gene encoding oocyte zinc finger protein XlCOF19-like, producing the protein GLIWEVSGGSRTLRTPVGHSPSGTTRGPSHPTTDPTAAPEPPLPQPHRPHNVRRGTPRRQTRRDPTRGAAADAGSGAEPPARPYPCGQCGKTFGRLTHLKTHERTHTGAKPYGCGACGKRFGHLSTLTTHRRLHTGERPYGCGACGKSFTNPSDLNKHRRSHTGERPYPCPACGKRFSQQSNLTMHRRSHTQERPYPCRACGKSFKYLADLTVHERSHTGERPFPCGHCGKSFSNKSSLARHARIHARAAARDK